The Anabrus simplex isolate iqAnaSimp1 chromosome 5, ASM4041472v1, whole genome shotgun sequence sequence AATAGACACGTGACGTCATTGGGTCTCAAATAACTGCTATAAATGTTACGAAACTAATGTCTGGACCGTGGGGCCATTACATTTAGAATCCAGTAGGTCTGATGCTATGAGAAATTTAAGCAAAATATCAGACTGATAAACACGCTCAATCCCTAACCATTCTATTACTTCTTTGAGGAAATATCTTACAAGCCTAGTAAATAACAAGCAGACCATTAGAACCAggcctgtaattttttttttttttttgctaggggctttacgtcgcaccgacacagataggtcttatggcgacgatggggtaggaaaggcctagaagttggaaggaagcggccgtggccttaattaaggtacagccccagcatttgcctggtgtgaaaatgggaaaccacggaaaaccattttcagggctgccgatagtgggattcgaacctactatctcccggatgcaagctcacagccgcgcgcctctacgcgcacggccaactcgcccggtaggcctgTAATTAAAATTTAGAATAATTAATATGTAGTTATAGAGTCTAGCTCCTGGCCTCAATGGTCAGCATAGCGTAGCTTTGAGTTCAAACTGTCATGGGTTCGATTTCGTGTCGGGATGGGTTTTTTAACCGTGTCTGGTTAATTTatctgactcagggactggatgtttgtgttcgtcttaatactcaATACTTCAGGTATAcacgacacaccacactaccaatcatctCTGAAACGCAACAGTGAATTCATCTATCCACACAGGCATCAGTAAGGACATCCGAATGTAAAACTGCGCCGAATCAAAATGtgctgccaaccccccccccccacccaaataaTTAGGgaaaggtcaataataataataataataataataataataataataataataataataataataataataataataataaagtcatttATCACTCACTCACAGGGGAAGGGAGTAGTTAGATGTGAAGATGAGTTACAAGACATCACAATTCCACCAGCAATAAAGGAGAAATTGAATATTGGACGTACCTGGATCAACATCATAGGTCTCCAGGCCAACATCTACCCCATTGTCCTCGTTGCGGAAGAGTCTCACTTCCACTCCCGGCATCATTCTCCACTTGATGTTGTGTGTGTCAAGCAGATGCAGGGCCTTCCTGGCCAGCGCGAACCCCAGATAGCCCAGTTCCTTGTCCGCCCCCGCAGACAGTCGTCTCTCAACCTCCCCCACGGACAACTCTGGTGGCTGCGGTGGCACCGCACCCGGCACCCGCTCAAGAATAAGATCCTCTGTTAAGCTGACGTCCTCGGCCGCCGCAATGTCACTGAGATTGTGTAAGAGTTGTAACTGGAAGCAGGTCAGCTGATCATGGCACTGGTAAATGTCACTAACATTCACTGTAGCGGCTAGCACCTCACAATACACCACTAGCACCAAAATCAATGCAATTTTTAATATGTTTCTCATCTTCCAGCAGTCCTTTCTCATCCAGATCCACTGTTCAAATAAACTTCTGACGGAGCTGACTCGTACTTTTGAACGGTCAAGGTGACAGGATTTCTCCAGCTACTAAACACAATAGAGTACGCGAAGCGTGTGATAAATAGGCATCAAAAGAGAAGCACCTGTCAAGGAAGACATTAGTATGAAATACTGACCTCAATAATCAGAACAATGACGTTCTTCTTTACGAATTCTTTACACTATTATCCGTTGTGACACAGCACCTTCTGTTTGTCTGTAATGCCTCTTAGAGCTCTAGAGTCACAATTTCATCCATTGAAAGTGCAGATAATGTCGATATTCCGGTTCTGTTATTGAGATACTCGAAGAACGTGAACTGAGTCGCGTAGTGCGCTGTCAGTTGAACGGTACTTCGTATAGAAAGAGAAACAGTGTTCCGTCGCTCGATTAGATTGCGCAGTCTAGCGGACATTGCCTCAACTGGGCGTTGTGTCAGCCTTGACTTTGGGTTGCGGTCAAAACAATGTCATGGTTACGTGGGCAGGTGCTTGATCTGCTCGCTCCTCAGACAACTAGGAATGGATTAGTATCAACGAGAAAATGCCAACTTTAATTAATTACAAACACGTTGTTCTTAAACGAGTTCCAATCCAAGGAAATTGCATATTTTCATATTCATTCCCTGTAACGAATTAAATTCACCTCAgtcatacagtattattattattatattaagctccgtctgtggatcagtggtagtgtgtcggtctCGGGATCCCTTTATCACGAGTTCAAGCACCGCATAGCTGGCCGGATTGAtagaaagtccattcggcactccatgtcgtacagtgTTGGTATATGAGAAATGACTGGTGATATTTTTAGTGTCACCCTGACAAATTAATTGTAACTCAGTGTAGATCACCCAACGGGTATCAAACATACTCTCTCACCAGGTGTAGTAAAAGAGAAGGTCGAAATTGCTGCTCAGGCACCTTAAATGGCGTTAAATAAAAAACCTACAGTAACTTAGGCCGTACGACgaccaatattattattacagtcgaacCTAGATATCTCGAAGCTCTTTTactagaattttcagtatctcgaagtaacttaaatttcttgGCCGTTTGTCGTATTCTGCACGTGTatatatttctctattactcgaaattcggttccACTAATTTCTCGATTTCCTCCctcgaagcaaaaaatactctgtaactcgaattttgggCAACATTAACTATGCaatgcggcatttgtggtttgtgagcaacagttaacaagtaaagaaacccTAGagcgatgctgggagctaatatgacgggaaccgaaaaactaaaacttctagcgatcggaaaatcggtgaagcctcgctgtttctcaggtGTGTATTAAAgcacgaaagcaacccccgaagtcgcggatgacaagctccattcacgaatctcagctgcgtggtactgacgagaagggTGGAAAGGTTAAcggtaaaaaacagaagagactaacgaactTTTTCAAAGGTGGTAACGGAGgtatttttcttgtttcactactgcatttactgtattttgtattctaaaatgttactgtaataagggttataatttaagtgatgccataaaatagagtttgtttgtatatttttaaatactgttataaATCATGTATTCAGTATAGGTCAGTAGATACTGTATATACGATTCATTTGTGCGCTATACATGTTCAAAAATGGTACTCTCCTTACCTTGAAATTtctataactcgaaataaaatttatctcccgaggtgattcgagatatccagATTccactggattattattattattattattattattattattattattatttagctagcTGCCGAACATGTCACTGGTCCAAAAGATCCTGAATTCCACTGGAATTTCTCTCCTCGATGTCCTCTACTCCTCTACCACTCCAAATTATGTGATTTTTTAATTCGTAGTCCCCGACACCCAAACGTACTGAGTCCCGGAAACCACTCTcacagaaaagaaaggaaaaaaatattaataataattgtaccgggcggtacacctccactccgctaatttaaaatgtgcgccagttgaaactcctctgctggaggaactctgaactttatctacgctattaattctctactttctcagaagatgtcaccacgtggaaaattttgagtttttgaactgtgtcatttttgatgtggttttgtttcacttgaagtaagaagtgtgaactttctcttctagaggacactactgaagatcaacaatagtgcaacctagtgaggagtcaaagaactatttttttggagaaaatttaatttcaagagtttgttctttgttaaatttctttctgtcattgtttaagttggcaatatttacccctttcttccccttgttatgaatgtaaccaatcccgaatttctttaattaatttctgaccaatcaggggtatcttcccccaacttgaatctgttgcggggtcctagccaataaaaacgttgagggaggttgttttcattcccctaacgcctagaaccttccgcgagaggatataaactgctgattttagggtctccgggccacttctgttcgatctttcagtgtattaagtacatagcaggaggcgggaagcgcctctttcttcggcagcggtcaacaacaaggtaatggccgattaataacttctttctttgctagctcagcagtttaaccttcggggcgggttctaagcgttcaaccatgtaaccttttcctaaaatgtaaaaacaactggtatctattctattttcaaacgacatatcgggatagagagtgcttaaccctctcgagctcccactcatattgttgtgaggtgaacttagttttctcaacctattcttcgttaatgtaaaacaaattgttctcttcttaagtcacctctttagtatgggattagcccttgtattaacggcctagggccaagtaggtcttaatcaaagtgtattaggagtgcaagttcgcctcctctcaaattgttttagaggtcatttaattaaaccgcttttcatttaatagacctcagtagattgggtattttacccctgtgtttatgtccgttgaggacaacttgaaggtggagtttggtgtggcctgggagaggcttaaattaaagagcgagtggctcttttggaaacggagtgttgtgtgcctcgaggaggctttactgtgtaatttggagcaagtgctccagggtttgattggggtcttctgcccctttgttaaaatttgtatatcggaaagttgggctagttgctcaagaattgtgaactcagggctcgaagcccaaattctgtaatccctgtaattgtacatttcaaattgtgtttcggctactaagtacctgttctttgttattacttaatcttgaaaagaaaatataaccttgttaaattttacattaactttgattccgtagtttgagacccattcacgcccgcaccttcttactcctctacctaccaccaaaatacggtaacaataatgttatttgctttacggctcactaactacctttatggttttcggagacgccgagatgtcgggaatttgtcccgcaggagttcttttacgtatcaggaaatctacagacacgaaactgatgtatttgagcaccttcaaataccaccggactgagccaggatcgaacctgtcaagttggggttagagggccagtgcttcaaccgtctgagccactcaattcgGCTAGGAAAATATATTAGCCGCGCTCAAGAGATGCTGGGAACGAAAGCGAACCTCTAAAACGACCTAATCGTAAGCGTTCCATAGTGGGCTTATATCAATAGTAAATAGAGTTTGTTTGAAAGATTAATGCATCCAACTGACTACCTGCCTAACGCGTCCTACTATGCTCAAGTTCGCAGGATTGAATCTTAGCCTAGACAGTTAGCATTTGAGAGTGTTTAAAACTTTAATACCCAAATCAGTACATTCATCTACCTATCTTCTGACACTTTAAATAAATCCTAATTTCCGATACGTGACGTCTcttacaacatattattattattattattattattattattattattattattatcattattattattggtggtggtagtagtagtagtagtagtagtagtagtagtagtagtagtagtagtagtagtagtagtagttaccgGTAGGAGAATATATTAGGAAGAATAAAGTTATAGAGCACAATTTatgataataatagtagtaataataacctCTCTCTCTCGCACGCACATATGTACACACGTCGCATATACAATATTTATGCTACTAAAATAGATATTCTTACTAATAATTTTGCCAGAGTTGAATTCGAAAAAGATTATTGCAATCAGTAACAGGTCTTTTATCCCCAAATTTATGggaagatatactgtatatgtcaATAGTCAATAT is a genomic window containing:
- the LOC136874737 gene encoding uncharacterized protein, producing MRKDCWKMRNILKIALILVLVVYCEVLAATVNVSDIYQCHDQLTCFQLQLLHNLSDIAAAEDVSLTEDLILERVPGAVPPQPPELSVGEVERRLSAGADKELGYLGFALARKALHLLDTHNIKWRMMPGVEVRLFRNEDNGVDVGLETYDVDPDGRTFGFGARKRLMMALLPMMYKMGVMTTMLGGLIILTLKGLAIGVILLVLAMSNLVAKLKYGHGGGYQGGWGHYPGPPIHVHVHSDGHGHKQAYSGWHSGASGPGPSIPLEYHHDR